The genome window AGCAGCACCTAAAGCCCCCATTAATGCAGCAACGCTTCCTCCTCCGGGCACCGGAGAGGAAGAGGAAAGCTCCTTCAAAAATCCCTCAAGAGTACTCTCTTTTAGCTTCATAAACGATCCTCCCTTTCTTTATAACAGTCTTAACGTGACTTCTACCTATCTCGTAGAAAAGAAAAGCATATTTAGGAACGTCCATAATAGTTATGTCAGCTTGCTTTCCTATATCGATACTTCCAACCTTATCCCCAATGTCAACAGAGTAAGCAGAATTCAAAGTAGAAGCAACTATAGCCTCTTCAGGAAGCATTCCCATAGCTAGAACCGCTAATTGCAGCACCATCTCCATAGAACTACAATAGCAGCTGCCAGGGTTAAAATCCGTTCCCAAAGCCACAGGAACACCAGCTGAAATAAACTTTCTAGCTGGAGCATAAGGTTTTCTTAGAGAAAAAGAGGTACCAGGCAATAAAACAGCAAAGACACCTTTTTCTGCCATCATTTCTATTCCTCTATCGCTCACCTTTATTAGATGTTCTGCGCTCTTGGCCCCCAGGTTAGCTGCAAGTTCAGCTCCCCCAACTGGAGCTATTTCATCAGCATGAATCCTTAACTTTAAACCTAACTCTTTAGCTTTAGTTAAGATTTCCTCGGTTTCTTCAATTGAAAATACCCCTTCATCACAGAAGACATCACAATAAACCGCTAATCCTCTGCTTACAACCTCAGGTAAAGCAACATTTTTAAGAAGCTCGATATATCCCTTTCGGTCATTCTTATACTCCTTAGGAATAGCATGAGCTCCAAGAAAAGTTGGAATAACCTCAAGCGGTCCTAAAAGATTTATATCCCTTAAAACCTCAAGTTGCTTAATCTCGTCCTCAAGGTTTAAACCATATCCGCTTTTTGCCTCAGCAGTAGTTATGCCTGAAGAAAGAAGCTTAAAAGCATTAGCTATTGTGGTCTTGAAAAGCTCTTCCTTGCTTGCACTTCTTACCTTTTCGACAGTATTTAGTATTCCACCACCTGCTTTGAGTATTTCTATATATTCTACTCCCTTAAGCC of Synergistota bacterium contains these proteins:
- the hutI gene encoding imidazolonepropionase; translated protein: MVDILIYNISQLIRVKDDKKGPKIGEEMLDLGVIESAAIAICDGRIIDVGKSEDLFEKYVDASNKIDASGCIVLPGFVDAHTHLPFIGTREDEFLMRLKGVEYIEILKAGGGILNTVEKVRSASKEELFKTTIANAFKLLSSGITTAEAKSGYGLNLEDEIKQLEVLRDINLLGPLEVIPTFLGAHAIPKEYKNDRKGYIELLKNVALPEVVSRGLAVYCDVFCDEGVFSIEETEEILTKAKELGLKLRIHADEIAPVGGAELAANLGAKSAEHLIKVSDRGIEMMAEKGVFAVLLPGTSFSLRKPYAPARKFISAGVPVALGTDFNPGSCYCSSMEMVLQLAVLAMGMLPEEAIVASTLNSAYSVDIGDKVGSIDIGKQADITIMDVPKYAFLFYEIGRSHVKTVIKKGRIVYEAKREYS